One segment of Phycisphaerae bacterium DNA contains the following:
- a CDS encoding DUF4375 domain-containing protein, translating to MISAYRGLAVRSIIWIAAILIGTIIVILLVRAKDRKRPGFRDWLRDPTSFYRRAAQDGLFEDPDPGRVTDDQIRAEVSALLNDRKAQRAASWLRKVGPRCVPFLVDALRDSRFLTYSRPKDSAFATVPIDRVLSILGRLGDARMAEAMTHLAFDSDIRIRQEAAMALTSLGAAEQAATIKRLLLEGNAKIVDYVFIGLQHAIERKTASPEFLTAIFDDLQQYLTWEEFQFESKPAQAMLRADRSRALSIITSDPVWRFSNPSLVPILRALLKERVDIPPQALAQLDHELGEPNGDRRREEVIGLLLNAQARQRIRGVEARITRYLDAGSTLIQHYAAEAFAAINGVIDPLAHTSNLIDARGWDRMTEPQQFLHAVYGLEGEVNNGGFSQYFFNSAGDFWRTALAGLRAMNVNTTFELLQKAVDFFGPDGPSADRDERQEQLSKIIDEREADLHALDDEFFKDEDQRYVRLLLYAAKNAEHFH from the coding sequence ATGATTAGCGCTTACCGAGGGTTGGCCGTGCGCAGCATTATCTGGATCGCAGCGATTCTCATCGGCACCATCATTGTCATTCTTTTGGTGCGCGCGAAAGACCGCAAACGTCCGGGTTTTCGTGACTGGCTCCGCGACCCGACTTCTTTCTACCGTCGAGCCGCGCAGGACGGGCTGTTCGAGGACCCTGATCCTGGGCGAGTAACCGACGACCAGATTCGCGCGGAGGTTTCTGCGCTATTAAATGACAGGAAGGCACAACGCGCGGCTTCCTGGCTGCGCAAGGTTGGCCCAAGATGTGTTCCCTTCCTTGTTGACGCTCTCCGAGATTCCCGCTTCCTTACCTACTCCCGTCCGAAAGATTCGGCCTTTGCGACTGTTCCGATCGATCGAGTCTTATCGATTCTAGGACGCCTTGGCGATGCGAGAATGGCTGAGGCGATGACGCATCTTGCGTTCGACAGCGATATTCGGATACGGCAGGAGGCCGCCATGGCACTGACCTCCCTCGGGGCGGCGGAGCAGGCGGCCACAATAAAGAGGCTTCTGCTTGAAGGCAATGCAAAAATAGTGGATTACGTCTTCATTGGCCTTCAACATGCAATCGAGCGCAAGACAGCGTCTCCAGAATTCCTAACCGCGATATTCGACGATCTGCAGCAATACCTAACTTGGGAAGAATTTCAATTTGAAAGCAAACCAGCTCAGGCGATGCTCCGCGCAGACCGCAGCCGGGCTCTCTCGATCATTACCAGCGATCCCGTCTGGCGTTTTTCCAATCCGTCGCTGGTTCCGATTCTACGAGCTCTCCTTAAAGAGCGCGTTGATATTCCACCCCAAGCTCTCGCACAGCTCGATCATGAATTGGGCGAACCGAATGGCGACCGTCGCCGCGAGGAAGTGATCGGACTTTTGTTGAATGCGCAGGCCCGCCAGAGAATACGCGGCGTGGAGGCCAGGATAACTCGGTACCTGGATGCGGGTTCGACCTTGATTCAGCACTATGCCGCCGAAGCCTTTGCCGCGATAAACGGAGTCATCGATCCACTTGCACACACCTCTAATTTGATTGACGCACGGGGCTGGGACCGCATGACCGAACCGCAGCAGTTTCTCCACGCGGTTTACGGGCTTGAAGGCGAAGTAAACAATGGCGGATTCAGCCAATATTTTTTCAATTCAGCCGGAGATTTTTGGCGAACTGCGCTCGCGGGGCTCCGTGCGATGAATGTAAACACGACGTTTGAGCTACTTCAGAAAGCCGTAGATTTCTTTGGACCCGATGGGCCTAGCGCAGATCGCGATGAACGACAGGAACAACTCTCCAAAATTATCGATGAACGTGAGGCGGACTTACATGCGCTGGACGACGAATTCTTCAAAGATGAGGATCAGCGATATGTCCGGCTCCTGCTTTACGCTGCCAAAAATGCCGAGCATTTCCACTGA
- a CDS encoding thrombospondin type 3 repeat-containing protein → MKRSCLVIGRGSFLPSADWIVQARWKIFLKLGSTQVIAALVAIAFGANSARATPVSLISGPSGTFPGGQSFNETRGVDVTVLSGTNQVLSSMRLDGLSIGSATSAFVGARVYDSASTLLLASGNTTIFSSGPVTIPISVTLQSGASYRVAFYVATTPASQGSGTFFDPSPLGPGGIPYVESLGLFRVNSVHLISTDSFPSNTGASLVTQITLEVAPDVDSDGDGVTDMVDNCPNDPNSGQEDCDDDGVGDVCEDDCNTNGVPDQCEFDTQIGKLIGSDTASGDAFGLQVAISGDTAVIGANQDTHAGGTSAGSAYVFVWSGLDWIQQAKLTASDAATGDSFGASVDISGDTIVVGSPFDDDFGNASGSAYVFVRSAGVWTQQAKLTASDAAAGDQLGRAIAIDGETAIGGAPGEDNGGGSDAGAAYVFIRSGTTWSQQAKLTAADAAAAELFGSSVAISGGTVLVGDENDDTIAGTDAGSAYVFTRSGTLWTQQQKLTASDAAASDFFGIAVSLSGNTAIVGANFDDHAAGSDAGSAYIFSRSGETWTQQQKLTVSDAAGNDRFGISVTLSADTAVIGANRDDHAGGTDAGSAYVFTRTGGLWTERRKLTADDAAASDFFGISAALSGDTVVVGAWFDDHAGGTDAGSAYIFAWGDCNQDGLLDECETDTDGDGLIDVCDGCPNDPNKIDPGVCGCGQPDLDVDSDGAMDCIDNCLGLANPTQSDVDGDGDGDACDNCLNMPNPTQGDCDNDSIGDACDPLECTCAPNLIVFSDDFETNLGWTVGPDDASTGIWTRVDPNGTAAQTEDDHTPAGTMCFVTGQGSVGGGAGEADVDGGTTTLTSPSIALPGNDAIISYWRWYSNNLGGAPNADLFVVDISPDDGDSWVNAETVGPTSPPLAWIQHTFQVSDIVTATGPIRLRFRASDLATGSLVEAGIDDVVVTAIDCDSNGTSDMCEPDADTDGLIDACDNCPSVPNSTQTDTDTDGVGDACDNCVIAPNPGQEDCDSDGVGDACETLPTARLYVDSDATGANDGSSWEDAFPELRVALQVANCPPGDNIVTEIWVADGEYKPSGTGDRSKSFVLRNGLAIFGGFASGESMLSERDPEANLTVLTGDLLSNDGPDFFGNGDNSYNVVEAPESATSGVILDGFTITAGNANSGVSGGPNARGGGIYIEGTPLIRKCKIVANSCGDGGGGAYTTGTGGLAFVKCLFQGNRNTDGTFTGGGMRIGGGSVGVINCTFLKNTTVASGGGISIQAAGASANVVNSVFSGNESNNGSGAGIYSIGTLTVTNCSFTRNDSSSSGGGVRNNGGTATVTNSLVWGNTAASAPTQIAGTATVTYCNVQGGLAGTGNINADPLFADVDGPDDILGTIDDDLHILAGSPCIDAANTPAVPPDSSDLDGDANTSERTPLDLAGDKREADDPYTSDTGIPGSPVVDMGAYEYFPDCNNNGIDDAEDIADDPSIDSNPTDGVIDSCCFCAAAGVWSLPATWNCGSVPNNDTPQLGDRYNVNITCPVPAVTLDIPVTIDSVVVEPGQALNITGGDLTIDAAGGIQNNGSLTIGAGRTVFAQASSTVGGFSPIFMNHATAMISSGPSSVLTCKGTITGQGVIDARITNSGFGVIRGSVNGATLSVTGSLAKVNNGLMTATNGGTLEIIDTNVVGLSGRYSADGGTLRVVDSSPFRSPRGSTTTVEGTRLDLSNGAIFEIEGSAVVDLSGPVSIDSGATLQCASGASGSFSAGSMTINSSGTGGRMFLTEVVAMHVGDMDSIGCGAFFAAGDEGAGNEGLRDDGMAPRGCTPPVLSVSGGSNFDVDGDFTLEGDVELTVDSSEPVTLAGDFDNHSSNPAIFNWPGQLTMDGTAVQTFELAGFDYGPRDPAGFVDNFEMGTLRVESGRTVDFLNAFDNLAGSGCEVLYVQTLSLGSGATIRLNGCYVYYDVLIKESGASVQLQGGAVMSIHACDLDDNGAADLTDAAVLANYLVGGACDATCQARADVNGDGVANGQDIAWMVRVLTGW, encoded by the coding sequence ATGAAACGCTCGTGCCTCGTCATAGGAAGAGGGAGCTTTCTTCCGTCCGCCGATTGGATCGTCCAAGCCCGGTGGAAAATATTCTTGAAGCTCGGGTCGACACAGGTCATTGCCGCCTTGGTGGCCATCGCGTTCGGTGCGAATTCCGCTCGTGCGACACCGGTCAGTTTGATTTCCGGTCCCAGCGGCACGTTCCCTGGCGGGCAGTCGTTCAATGAAACCCGCGGCGTGGACGTGACAGTTTTGTCCGGTACGAATCAGGTATTGTCGTCCATGCGCCTCGATGGTCTGAGTATCGGCTCGGCTACGTCGGCGTTCGTCGGCGCCAGGGTCTATGATAGCGCCAGCACCCTCCTGCTTGCATCGGGCAACACGACAATCTTCTCAAGCGGCCCCGTGACGATTCCGATCTCCGTGACTTTGCAGAGCGGCGCTAGTTATCGCGTGGCCTTCTATGTGGCCACCACTCCCGCGAGTCAGGGAAGCGGCACTTTTTTCGATCCCTCCCCACTGGGACCGGGCGGCATTCCGTATGTCGAATCCCTCGGCCTCTTTAGAGTTAACAGTGTTCATTTAATTAGCACTGATTCCTTTCCATCCAATACCGGCGCCAGCTTGGTAACACAGATCACGCTGGAGGTGGCGCCCGATGTGGACTCTGACGGAGACGGCGTAACCGACATGGTGGACAACTGTCCGAACGATCCGAATTCGGGCCAGGAGGACTGCGATGACGACGGCGTCGGCGATGTCTGCGAGGACGATTGCAACACGAACGGCGTGCCGGACCAGTGCGAGTTTGACACGCAGATTGGAAAACTTATCGGTTCGGATACGGCGTCGGGTGATGCGTTTGGGTTGCAAGTGGCGATTTCAGGCGATACGGCTGTGATCGGCGCCAATCAGGATACGCATGCGGGGGGAACATCTGCCGGATCGGCATACGTATTTGTCTGGTCGGGGTTGGATTGGATACAACAAGCCAAGCTCACCGCGTCGGACGCCGCCACTGGCGATAGTTTTGGCGCGTCCGTTGACATCAGCGGCGATACGATCGTCGTTGGCTCGCCGTTTGACGACGATTTCGGTAACGCATCGGGGTCGGCTTACGTCTTCGTGCGGTCGGCTGGAGTGTGGACGCAACAGGCCAAGCTCACTGCTTCCGATGCGGCTGCGGGGGACCAATTGGGTCGGGCCATCGCCATCGATGGTGAAACGGCGATTGGCGGAGCACCAGGCGAAGATAATGGGGGGGGCTCCGACGCCGGCGCTGCCTATGTCTTCATTCGATCCGGGACGACTTGGAGCCAGCAGGCGAAACTTACCGCGGCCGATGCCGCCGCCGCCGAATTGTTCGGCTCGTCCGTCGCCATCAGCGGAGGCACGGTGCTCGTGGGGGACGAAAACGACGATACGATCGCCGGCACGGACGCCGGTTCGGCCTATGTCTTTACACGTTCAGGCACGCTTTGGACCCAGCAACAAAAGCTGACCGCCTCCGATGCCGCGGCCAGTGATTTCTTCGGCATCGCCGTTTCTCTCTCCGGCAACACCGCGATTGTGGGAGCAAATTTCGACGATCACGCTGCGGGATCGGATGCCGGCTCAGCCTACATCTTCAGCCGATCCGGCGAAACATGGACCCAGCAGCAAAAACTGACCGTGTCGGACGCGGCGGGGAACGACCGATTTGGCATTTCGGTCACGCTGTCCGCCGATACGGCTGTCATTGGGGCAAACCGCGACGATCACGCGGGCGGTACGGACGCCGGCTCGGCATATGTCTTTACGCGAACAGGGGGACTTTGGACCGAACGGAGGAAGTTAACGGCCGACGATGCCGCGGCAAGTGATTTTTTCGGGATTTCGGCGGCGCTTTCCGGAGACACCGTGGTGGTTGGGGCGTGGTTCGACGATCATGCGGGCGGGACCGACGCCGGCTCCGCGTATATCTTCGCGTGGGGCGATTGCAACCAGGACGGACTGCTCGACGAGTGCGAGACGGACACGGATGGTGACGGCCTCATCGATGTCTGCGACGGCTGTCCGAACGATCCGAACAAGATCGATCCGGGCGTATGCGGTTGTGGACAGCCGGATTTGGATGTGGACTCCGACGGGGCCATGGATTGCATCGACAATTGCCTTGGCCTTGCGAATCCAACCCAATCCGATGTCGACGGCGACGGCGACGGTGACGCCTGCGACAATTGCCTCAACATGCCGAACCCGACTCAGGGGGACTGCGACAACGACAGCATCGGCGACGCCTGCGATCCGCTCGAATGCACCTGCGCGCCGAATCTCATCGTTTTTTCCGACGACTTTGAGACCAATCTGGGCTGGACGGTCGGGCCCGACGATGCCAGTACCGGCATCTGGACGCGCGTCGATCCTAACGGGACTGCGGCGCAAACCGAGGATGACCACACTCCGGCGGGAACGATGTGCTTTGTGACCGGACAAGGGTCCGTCGGTGGCGGGGCGGGCGAGGCCGATGTGGATGGAGGCACGACCACGCTGACATCTCCGTCGATCGCGCTACCGGGCAACGACGCCATCATCAGCTATTGGCGTTGGTATAGTAACAATCTCGGCGGAGCCCCCAATGCGGATCTGTTCGTGGTCGATATTTCACCGGACGACGGGGATTCATGGGTGAATGCGGAAACGGTCGGGCCGACGAGTCCCCCCCTCGCGTGGATCCAGCACACGTTCCAGGTGAGCGACATTGTCACAGCCACGGGACCCATTCGCCTGCGCTTCCGTGCGTCAGACCTTGCTACCGGTTCGCTGGTGGAGGCGGGAATCGACGATGTGGTCGTTACGGCGATCGACTGCGACAGCAACGGCACCAGCGACATGTGCGAGCCGGACGCGGACACGGACGGCCTGATCGACGCGTGCGACAACTGTCCCAGCGTGCCGAATTCGACTCAAACGGACACCGACACGGACGGTGTCGGCGACGCGTGCGACAATTGCGTGATCGCGCCCAATCCCGGACAGGAAGATTGCGACTCCGACGGCGTCGGTGACGCCTGCGAGACCCTGCCGACGGCGCGGCTGTACGTGGATTCGGACGCGACGGGGGCCAACGATGGATCTAGCTGGGAGGATGCCTTCCCTGAGCTTCGCGTTGCCTTGCAGGTCGCCAACTGCCCGCCGGGCGACAATATCGTGACGGAGATCTGGGTGGCTGACGGCGAGTACAAGCCGAGCGGCACCGGCGACCGTTCGAAATCCTTCGTGCTGCGCAACGGGCTGGCGATCTTTGGCGGATTTGCGAGCGGCGAGTCGATGTTGAGCGAGCGCGATCCAGAAGCCAACCTCACGGTCCTCACGGGCGATCTCTTGTCCAACGACGGGCCGGATTTCTTTGGCAATGGGGACAACAGTTACAACGTCGTCGAAGCCCCCGAGTCCGCCACGTCGGGCGTAATCTTGGATGGTTTCACGATCACTGCCGGAAACGCCAATTCCGGCGTCTCTGGAGGACCCAATGCGCGCGGCGGCGGTATTTACATTGAAGGTACTCCGCTCATTCGCAAATGCAAAATTGTTGCGAACTCCTGTGGCGACGGCGGTGGCGGGGCATACACCACCGGCACCGGCGGCCTGGCCTTCGTGAAGTGTCTCTTCCAGGGGAATCGCAATACGGATGGGACGTTCACGGGCGGTGGAATGCGGATTGGGGGCGGTTCGGTTGGCGTCATCAATTGTACTTTTCTTAAGAACACGACCGTCGCCAGCGGCGGGGGGATTTCCATCCAGGCGGCGGGTGCATCCGCCAACGTGGTGAACTCCGTCTTTTCCGGCAACGAGAGCAACAACGGATCCGGAGCCGGGATCTATTCGATCGGCACACTCACGGTGACAAACTGTTCGTTTACCAGGAATGATTCGTCGAGTTCGGGCGGCGGCGTGCGCAACAACGGCGGAACGGCCACCGTCACGAACAGCCTCGTTTGGGGCAATACCGCGGCCAGCGCGCCGACGCAAATCGCGGGCACTGCCACGGTAACTTACTGCAATGTCCAAGGCGGGCTTGCGGGAACCGGCAACATCAATGCCGATCCGCTCTTTGCCGATGTCGATGGACCGGACGATATTCTGGGGACCATCGACGACGATCTTCATATCCTCGCGGGTTCGCCCTGCATCGACGCGGCCAACACTCCGGCCGTGCCTCCCGATTCCTCAGATCTCGATGGCGACGCCAACACATCTGAGAGAACGCCCTTAGATCTGGCGGGCGACAAACGCGAGGCGGACGACCCGTATACGAGCGATACCGGTATTCCCGGCTCGCCGGTCGTGGACATGGGGGCCTACGAATACTTCCCGGATTGCAATAACAACGGGATCGACGATGCCGAGGATATCGCCGACGATCCCTCGATCGACAGCAATCCAACGGATGGCGTCATTGACTCCTGCTGCTTCTGCGCTGCCGCAGGCGTTTGGAGCCTTCCGGCGACGTGGAATTGCGGAAGCGTCCCCAACAACGACACACCGCAGTTGGGCGATCGGTACAATGTGAACATTACCTGTCCCGTACCGGCCGTTACGCTGGATATTCCCGTGACCATCGACTCGGTTGTCGTCGAGCCCGGCCAGGCGCTGAACATCACCGGCGGCGATCTGACCATCGACGCGGCCGGTGGTATTCAAAACAACGGATCGCTCACGATCGGGGCCGGCCGAACCGTGTTCGCGCAGGCTTCCAGTACAGTCGGCGGTTTCAGTCCGATTTTCATGAACCACGCTACGGCAATGATCTCATCGGGTCCGTCCAGTGTGCTCACCTGCAAGGGGACGATTACGGGCCAGGGGGTGATCGACGCGCGAATCACCAACAGCGGTTTCGGAGTCATACGGGGTAGCGTGAACGGCGCCACGTTGAGCGTGACGGGATCGCTCGCCAAGGTGAATAACGGACTGATGACGGCGACCAACGGCGGGACGCTGGAGATTATCGATACGAATGTGGTGGGCCTGTCAGGCCGCTACTCTGCGGACGGCGGCACCCTCCGGGTTGTGGACAGCAGCCCGTTCCGCTCTCCACGTGGCAGCACGACAACCGTCGAAGGAACACGGCTCGATTTGTCCAACGGCGCTATTTTTGAGATCGAGGGTTCCGCAGTGGTCGATTTGTCGGGGCCGGTGTCGATTGATTCGGGCGCGACGTTGCAATGCGCATCGGGTGCGAGCGGGTCGTTCAGCGCGGGCAGCATGACGATCAATTCAAGTGGGACGGGAGGTCGGATGTTCCTGACCGAGGTTGTGGCCATGCATGTCGGTGATATGGATTCCATCGGCTGCGGAGCGTTTTTCGCCGCAGGGGATGAGGGGGCAGGGAATGAGGGATTGAGGGACGATGGAATGGCGCCGCGCGGCTGTACCCCACCGGTCCTGAGCGTCAGCGGCGGCTCCAATTTCGACGTGGACGGGGATTTCACCCTGGAGGGCGATGTCGAACTGACGGTGGATTCCTCGGAGCCGGTGACGCTGGCCGGGGACTTTGATAATCACTCGTCGAATCCGGCGATCTTCAACTGGCCGGGGCAACTCACCATGGACGGAACGGCCGTGCAGACCTTCGAACTCGCGGGCTTCGACTATGGCCCGCGCGACCCGGCCGGCTTTGTCGACAACTTCGAGATGGGCACGCTGCGCGTCGAGAGCGGCCGGACGGTCGATTTCCTCAACGCCTTCGACAACCTGGCCGGCTCGGGTTGCGAGGTCCTTTACGTCCAGACGCTGAGCCTGGGCAGCGGCGCGACCATCCGGCTGAACGGCTGCTACGTCTATTACGATGTGCTGATCAAGGAAAGCGGCGCAAGCGTGCAACTACAGGGCGGGGCAGTGATGAGCATCCATGCGTGCGATCTGGACGACAACGGGGCCGCGGACCTGACCGACGCGGCGGTGTTGGCGAACTATCTGGTGGGCGGCGCCTGCGATGCGACGTGTCAGGCGAGGGCCGACGTGAACGGGGACGGGGTGGCGAACGGGCAGGATATTGCATGGATGGTGCGAGTGTTGACGGGCTGGTAG
- a CDS encoding carboxypeptidase M32, which yields MTALYQSFLTLIREAGILGSVEALLDWDSETFMPPGGLATRAEQIAFIAGQAHERRTNPRIGELLANLEVGSLDPIAGTNVRETRRSYDRATKIPVDLVRRIAKASTLAKDAWGKARAESNFDPFAPHLTELLDLKRQVADLVGYSGERYDALLDEYEPGMTAAGVEKVFGSLRGPLSEFVKKIAQAKRKPDVSILHRHFPRAAQETLCREFAAAIGFDFTRGRLDVSKHPFCSGTGPGDVRLTTRYYEDFLSPSLFGVLHEAGHGLYEQGLPVEHQFTPAGNAVSLGIHESQSRMWENFVGRSRDFWEGRYDRCRSAFPEALGDVPLDAFYGAINFVQPSLIRVEADEVTYNLHIILRFELEREMIAGRLQVRDVPEAWNAKMRELLGLTPPSNADGCLQDIHWSMGAFGYFPTYALGNLYAAQFFAASRKAIPDLSDRIRRCDFRLLLDWLRTNIHAHGQRYRPAELVQRVTGAPLSIEPFMDYLRTKFSPIYGL from the coding sequence ATGACCGCGCTCTATCAATCGTTTCTTACGCTCATCCGCGAAGCCGGAATCCTCGGCTCTGTCGAGGCCCTGCTCGACTGGGACAGCGAGACCTTCATGCCGCCCGGCGGTCTCGCCACGCGAGCCGAGCAGATCGCCTTCATCGCCGGTCAGGCCCATGAGCGGCGGACCAACCCGCGGATCGGCGAACTGCTGGCCAATCTCGAAGTCGGGTCACTCGATCCCATTGCCGGAACCAATGTCCGCGAGACCCGTCGATCCTACGACCGGGCAACAAAGATTCCCGTGGACTTGGTCCGCCGGATCGCCAAGGCCTCGACGCTCGCCAAGGACGCCTGGGGCAAGGCCCGGGCCGAATCCAACTTCGACCCCTTTGCCCCGCATCTCACCGAATTGCTGGACCTTAAGCGTCAGGTCGCCGACCTCGTCGGCTACTCCGGCGAGCGCTACGACGCCCTCCTCGATGAATACGAGCCCGGCATGACCGCGGCGGGCGTGGAAAAGGTCTTTGGTTCGCTCCGCGGCCCGCTTTCGGAGTTCGTGAAAAAAATCGCCCAGGCCAAGCGCAAGCCCGACGTCTCCATCCTGCACCGCCATTTTCCCCGCGCCGCCCAGGAAACCCTCTGCCGCGAATTCGCCGCCGCCATCGGCTTCGACTTCACGCGCGGTCGCCTCGACGTCTCCAAGCATCCGTTCTGCAGCGGCACCGGTCCCGGCGACGTCCGCCTCACCACCCGCTATTACGAGGACTTCCTCTCGCCTTCGCTCTTCGGCGTCCTGCACGAGGCCGGCCACGGTCTCTACGAACAGGGCCTGCCCGTCGAACACCAGTTCACCCCCGCGGGCAATGCCGTCAGCCTCGGTATCCACGAGTCACAATCGCGGATGTGGGAGAACTTCGTCGGCCGCAGCCGCGATTTCTGGGAGGGCCGCTACGACCGTTGCCGCTCCGCCTTCCCCGAAGCCCTCGGCGACGTGCCGCTCGACGCCTTCTACGGCGCGATCAACTTCGTCCAACCTTCGCTCATCCGCGTCGAGGCGGATGAAGTGACCTACAACCTGCACATCATCCTCCGCTTCGAACTGGAGCGCGAGATGATCGCCGGTCGCCTGCAAGTCCGCGACGTCCCCGAGGCGTGGAACGCAAAGATGCGCGAACTGCTTGGCCTCACCCCGCCGAGTAATGCCGATGGCTGCCTCCAGGACATCCACTGGTCGATGGGCGCATTCGGCTACTTCCCGACCTACGCCCTGGGCAATCTCTACGCCGCCCAGTTCTTCGCCGCCTCCCGTAAAGCAATCCCTGATTTGAGCGACCGCATCCGGCGCTGCGACTTCCGCCTGCTCCTCGACTGGCTGCGAACCAACATCCACGCCCACGGTCAGCGCTACCGCCCGGCCGAACTTGTCCAGCGCGTGACCGGCGCCCCGCTGTCCATCGAGCCCTTCATGGACTATCTTCGCACCAAGTTCTCGCCGATTTACGGCCTGTAG